A genomic stretch from Lathyrus oleraceus cultivar Zhongwan6 chromosome 2, CAAS_Psat_ZW6_1.0, whole genome shotgun sequence includes:
- the LOC127123216 gene encoding uncharacterized mitochondrial protein AtMg00820-like — protein MVESEPVNVEEAFSVPKWICAMKEELESIGKNSTWELVDLPKAKKEISVKWVFKVKANPKGEIIKHKARLVAKGFLQREGINFEEVFASVGRIEIIRLVVGISHNHK, from the coding sequence ATGGTCGAATCTGAACCCGTTAATGTGGAAGAGGCTTTCAGTGTTCCAAAGTGGATTTGTGCTATGAAAGAGGAGCTGGAATCCATTGGGAAAAATAGTACTTGGGAGCTTGTTGATCTACCAAAAGCGAAGAAGGAAATTAGTGTGAAATGGGTGTTCAAAGTGAAGGCAAATCCTAAGGGTGAGATAATCAAGCATAAGGCTAGATTAGTGGCTAAGGGATTTTTACAAAGAGAAGGTATAAACTTTGAGGAGGTATTTGCATCGGTTGGTAGGATTGAAATCATTAGGCTTGTTGTTGGTATTTCTCATAACCACAAATGA